From the genome of Pelosinus fermentans DSM 17108:
ATACTGCTTCTAGAGATATAACGTCAAACTTAATCGCATAGTTAATTTCATCTAAAATAATCATATCCCACTGGTTTGATACAATTTCTTTTCGAGCCATCGCCAAAGCTTCTTCAGCTGCATGACGATGATCAGCCATAGCATCTTCATTCGCATTGCGAACAAAACCTTCCCCCATCTGACGCATTACAAAATTAGGTCCCAAAGCCTCTGCCGTTTTTAATTCCCCATACTTCCAGCTGCCTTTAATAAACTGTATGATCAGCACTTTGAACCCCTGTCCCCAAGCCCTTAGTCCAAGACCTAAAGCTGCTGTTGTTTTCCCTTTGCCATTTCCTGTATTAACAAGAATTAAGCCATGTCTGTTTTCCATATAAATCCCCCCTCTTTTCTTACTATATCATGTTATTAGCAGTCAATATATACCTTTTTCACTTCAACTGTCGTGAGTTCCGATTAATGCGTTTGTTATTCTTATTTCCATAATGTTAAGTAATAATTTTTGCCACGCACTAAAGCATCCTTCCAGGTCTGGTTGAGTGCAATAAAAACGATTCCCCGCACTTGGACATGCTCTTTCTCTAAATCAACGGCTAAAGTGTCAATCCCCACATGTGACTTTACTCTTCCTCCCCAATAAAACGCAAAGGGAGGAAGCAGGTACCTGCTGAATTGTGCGCCACAGCATTCCACACGCCAGACATACTGCAGCTGTAGCTTCTTTTCATTGTAATGACATTCTTTTTACTGATTGCCATAAGTAAACACCAACTCCTCTAAATCACCTGCACATCCTTTCTTTATTCTTATCAAATACAGATAAAATTTATAGAATAGCTAGATATTTACAAGAAACATCTAGCTATTACTGTTATTTATCTATGCAATTATCTTATTTATTAATGCTTGCACATACCATGTCCGGCTTTTTGACTCATAGCGTCCTTAAGATGCTGCACATACAGATCTTGAATCTTCGTATTTTCTCCTAAGCCATGGAGATAGACATCCACTGTGAAACCTGCCTTTACTAGCTGAGATTTCGCAGAATCTTCCTCATCGCCAGCCATGTCATTATTGACATGATCACCGGCAACCAGCATAAATGGCATCAATGTTACTTTCTTGATATTCCGTTTTTTTAACTTTGCAATCACACTTTCCAGCGGAGGGAACCCTTCTACGGTATATACAAATACATGATTCAGCCCGGCTTCTTCCATCTTCATTTGTAATGCAGCATAAGCTGTATTAGCAGGATGTACGCCTCCATGTCCCATAAACACAATGGCTTCTTGACTTTCCACATTAGGCAATTGTGCCGTCAAAGCCTCAATTGCTTCAACATAATCATCTGGTCTGTCTTCCTGTCCGGTATAATACAGCAAAGGACGGCCGATTACAAGCTTGTCAAATGCTTTTTGGTGCCCATGAATGTACTGTATGACGATTTTTTTGATCTTGTCGAATTCTTCGCCGCCAACCACATGTAAGGGCTGAACATATACTTCTTTGTATCCTTCATCCTCCAGCCTTTGGATTGCTTCTGTTTCTGTATCAATGTGAATACCGTCTCTGGCTGCTAACCTTTTGATAACGATT
Proteins encoded in this window:
- the cobO gene encoding cob(I)yrinic acid a,c-diamide adenosyltransferase; its protein translation is MENRHGLILVNTGNGKGKTTAALGLGLRAWGQGFKVLIIQFIKGSWKYGELKTAEALGPNFVMRQMGEGFVRNANEDAMADHRHAAEEALAMARKEIVSNQWDMIILDEINYAIKFDVISLEAVLKLLEDKPSALHLVLTGRDVRPEIIDKADLVTEMKEIKHPYKKGIKAQKGIEF
- a CDS encoding sirohydrochlorin cobaltochelatase; its protein translation is MKKAIVVVSFGTTYQEGLRLNIESVENKIKANFPEYEVRRAFTSRIVIKRLAARDGIHIDTETEAIQRLEDEGYKEVYVQPLHVVGGEEFDKIKKIVIQYIHGHQKAFDKLVIGRPLLYYTGQEDRPDDYVEAIEALTAQLPNVESQEAIVFMGHGGVHPANTAYAALQMKMEEAGLNHVFVYTVEGFPPLESVIAKLKKRNIKKVTLMPFMLVAGDHVNNDMAGDEEDSAKSQLVKAGFTVDVYLHGLGENTKIQDLYVQHLKDAMSQKAGHGMCKH